TCACTGTTCAGGACGCTGCGCTGCCGGCCTCGCGCGTTCGCGCGCACGGTAGGCATGGAGTTCGGACAGACGCAGGTCCTCGGGAAGCGCGCGCCGGTGCTTGGCCCGGCCGATGCGCTGGGCGCGGTAGATGCCGGTGTGCCCCGAGAACAGGTAGCTGACGACGCAGGCGAGCGCTGCGTACGGCGCGATCTCGCCGCCGAACAGTTCGATGGCCATGACGGTAGACGCCAGCGGCACGTTGGCGGCGCCGGCGAACACGGCGACGAAGCCGAGCGCGGCCAGTAGCGGGAAAGGCAGGTGCAGCAACGGCGCCAGGGCGTTGCCGAGCGTGGCGCCGATATAGAACAGCGGCGTCACTTCGCCGCCTTTGAAGCCACTGCCGAGTGAGACGACGGTAAACGCCAGTTTGCCGATCGAGTCTTCGAATCCCAGCGGCTGCTGGAACGCCTGGACGATGACCGGAATGCCGAGACCGATATAGCGCTGTGTCCCGCTCAGCCAGACCGCCAGGGCGACGATTGCGCCGCCCAGCAGGGGGCGTGCCGGACCGTACGGCACATGGCGCTTGGCCGTGTCGCTCAACGTGTGCGTCAGCGTCGCGAAGAGCATGCCTGCCATGCCGAACGCGATGCCGGCGACGACGACCGCAACCAGGCCGGTCGTACCGACAGCCGGTACCGCGCCGAGCACATAATGTGTGTGGTGGATACCCCACCATAGTCCCACGCGGTCGGCGACGATGGCGGCGACGATGCAGGGCAGGATCGCGTCGTAGCGCATGCGGCCGATCGCCAGTACTTCCAGGCCGAAGATCGCGCCCGCCACGGGCGTGCCGAACACGGATGAGAAGCCGGCGCTCATGCCGGCCATGACGAGTACCCGGCGTGTATCGCGGTCCAGACGCAACATGTGGGCGATTTGGTCGGCCAGCGTGGCGCCCATCTGCACCGCCGTGCCTTCGCGACCTACCGATGCGCCGAACAGGTGCGACAGCACGGTACCGCCAAGGACCAGCGGCGCCATCCGCAGCGGGATCGTTTTCTTCGGGTCGTGGATCTCGTCGATGATCAGGTTGTTGCCGGCCTCGACATCCTTTCCGAGGCGATGATAGATCCACCCCACGGCGAACCCGGCCAGGGGGAGCAGCCAGATGATCTGCGGTGACGCGACACGGATTTGGGTGACGCGCTCGAGTGCAAACAGGAAGAATGCGGACGCGGAGCCGGCGAGTGCGGCCGCGATGACGGAAAGCAGCAGCCACTTCGCCATGTAATGCAAAAGCTCGACTTGTTCGGGTGTGTGATCAGGTTTCATCGGTCCAGTGAGTGAGCCCAGCTGGTCCGGATCGAGGCATGCGCCTACCTTCCCGGCCGGGAAAGGTAGGCATCATCAGCTCGGGATTGAGCGGTTACGGGAGGAATGCCATCTCCAATTAAAGTCAATCATAGCAAGGTTTGCTTGTTCCGCCAAATCATCGCGCGGCGTCCTGAGCGCAGGCGACGCCGAATTCGACCTTTTAACCTGCTGTAAAAACTTCGATCCACTCGTCTTCCCGCCATTTCCTTGTTTAAACGCCAATCAGGTGACCGGTTTCGTTAATGCGTTGGATGACGAACGAATCGTCCTCGAACGTGCATTCATTCACGCAGCAAGGCGTCTGCCGGAGTTGCCAATAATGACTGAGAGAAAGCCCAAGGCAATGCAACAACAGCACACGGTTGACGCTGTCGTGCCCGACCAGGACGACGGTCTGGCCGGCGTGTTTCAAAAGCACGAAATGGAGGACACTCATGACGCGTACCAACACCTGTGCGAGCGTCTCGCCGCCGGGTATCAAGGCCATGTCGGGTTTCGAAAACCACATCCGTGCCGGCCCGGGCCACAAGGACTCGACACGATCGTGCGTCAAACCTTGCCACTGGCCGTAGTCGATGTCGGCGAGCTCGGCGAGAACGCTTGCAGGCGCGCCGGTTGCGCGCTCGATCGCCGTGCCCGTATCGATGCAACGGGATAAATTGCTGGTGTAAATGGCATCCGGCTGCCAGCCACGCGCCACGCGCCGTCCCAGCGCCTCCGCTTGGCGCCGTCCGAGTTCGGAGAGCGGGAATTCGGCGCATCCACGAAATCGCGGCGGATCGATGCCATCGACGTGGCCATGACGAACGACGACGATGCGTGTAACCAGGCGCGTCATCGGGCTAAGCTGTTTTCAACCTACCCGCGCACGAACGCATCGCGGCCGGCGTAAGAGGCATCTCGACCCATCGCTTCTTCGATGCGCATCAGCTGGTTGTATTTTTCCACGCGCTCGCCGCGCGCAGGTGCCCCGGTCTTGAGGTGTCCTGTACCGAATCCGACCGTCATATCGGCAATGAAGCTGTCGACCGTTTCGCCGCTGCGATGGGAGACCATGGCGCCCCAACCGGCACGGTAGGCCAGTTCGACTGCGGCGCGCGTTTCGGTGAGGGTGCCGATCTGGTTCGGTTTGATCAAAACGGCATTGGCGACGTCTTCCTGAATTCCGCGTTCGATGCGTTTGACGTTGGTCACGAACAGATCGTCGCCAACCAGTTCGACCTTTTTGCCCAGCCGTTTGTTCATCATGCGCCAGCCGGCCCAGTCGTCCTCCGCCAATCCGTCTTCCAGCACGGCGATCGGATAGCGTTCGATCCATCCCTCGTACAGGTCGACCAGCCCGGCCGCATCGACCTTACGGCCCTCGCTGCGAAGGTGGTACAGGCCGTCCTCGTAAAAGCCGGACGACGCCGGATCGAGCGCCAGCACGATGTCGTCACCGGGTCGATAGCCTGCCTTTTCGATCGCTTCGAGGATTAATTCGACGGCCTCGGCGTTGCGCTTAAGGATAGGCGCGAAGCCGCCCTCATCCCCGACCGCCGTGTTGTAACCACGCTCCTTGAGGATGGTGCGCAGGCGATGGTAGATCTCGGCGCCGTAGCGTACGCCCTCGGCGAACGTGGGGGCGCCGACGGGGGCGATCATGAATTCCTGAAAATCGGTCGCTTGCCAATTGGCGTGTACCCCGCCGTTGAGGATGTTGAACATCGGTACCGGCATGCGTGGAGCGTGCGACGCGGACAGGGTACTGAACAAGGGCAAGCCCGCCGCCGCGGCGGCAGCGCGCGCCACAGCCAGACTCACGCCCAGAACGGCGTTCGCCCCCATCCTGCTTTTGTTCGGCGTACCGTCCAGCGCAATGAGAAGGGCATCGATGCCTTTCTGGTCGGTCGCGTCCTTGCCGGCAACGGCGGTGGCGATCTCGCCATTGACGTGGGCGACGGCATTCTTCACGCCCTTTCCGTCGTAGCGGCGCGGCTCGGCGTCACGCAGTTCGACGGCTTCATGAATGCCGGTCGAAGCGCCCGAAGGCACGGCGGCGCGACCGACGACGCCGCATACCAGGCGCACGTCGACTTCAACCGTCGGGTTGCCGCGCGAGTCGAGGATCTCGCGCGCATGGATGTCTTGAATGGCAGGATTCATAAGAATTTCCAGGGTGAAAGCCGGCATCGAACGCGTGCCCGGATAAGTTTGCGGTTACTCTATCCCAGTTCGTCCGGGGGTTGCGCGCGACCCGGCCGGGACGCAGCCGATCCGAGGAGTGAGGCGCCATGCACCGACTGATTTTGATCCGCCACGGCGAGTCCGCCTATAACGCCGATAACCGCTTCACGGGGTGGACCGATGTCGACCTCACGCCGCTCGGCATGGCGCAGGCGCGGGCGGTGGGCGCGACGCTGCGCGCGGCGGGCGTGGCGATCGACGTCGCGTTCACATCGATGCTCAAGCGCACCATCCGCTCGCAATGGATCATCTGCGAAGCAATGGACCGCATGTGGCTGCCGATTGTGCCGGACCCGCGCTTGAACGAACGCCATTACGGTGCCCTGACGGGGCTGAACAAGGCGACGGCCGAACGGGAATACGGCGCGGCGCAGGTCGCCGCCTGGCGCCGCTCGTTTGCCGTGGCGCCTCCGCCGATGGCGCTGCAAGATGCGCGCGCGTATGCGGATGATCCGCGTAACCGCGGTGCCCGGGCAGGCGAGATCGTGCTGAGCGAAAGTCTGGAAGATGTGGTTCGGCGCGTGCGGCCGTTTTGGGAAGAGCTGGCGGCGCCGGCGCTGCGCGAGCGACGGGGCGTCGTCATCCAGGCGCACGGCAACACCATCCGCGCGCTGATCAAGCATCTGGAAGGAATGAGCGACGACGACATCGCCACGCTCGACGTGCCGAACGCCACGCCGGTCGTCTACGAGTTCGACGCGGATATGCACGTGCGCCGTCGGTACGACATGCCGGCCGTGAGCGACGAAGGCCGGCACTCGCTGTTCTGATCGGGCCGGCGGCCGAGCCGTGTTTCTAGCGCACGCTTGCCAGGACGGCTTTGGCCGGGTCGGCCGGCGCATCGCCTTCCATCACCAGGATGCGGCTGGCGCCGGGATCCTTGGCCGACAGGGCGCTCGCAACCTCGCGCATCGGGCCGATGGCGGTGCCGTTTGCCATGCCCTTCGGATTGGTCTTGAAGCGCGCCACCGGCATCGCCTGACCGCTCGCGTATACCGAATACACGGTGTCCGGCTTCAGGGAAAACAACGACACCTCCAGCGCATCGGTCAGCCCCAGGTTGCGCGCCACCACGAAGCCGGTGGCGCCGCCGCCGGCCGGGCGCAGTGCGATGTTGACGGGCTCGGCGTTGGCGCGCGGCACCAGGTTGGTCGTGCCGGCGCCGGCCGGCACCGCGTGCGAGACGTAGACCAGCGCCTGCGGCGCCTGGCCCACCGGCGCGTGCGCCACCACCTTGTTGGCGGCGGTGTCGATGACGTCCACGCCGTCGCCGTTTTCCAGGCCGACGTAGACGCGGCTGTCGTCGTCGGAACGCCAGACGCCGTGCGGCAGGGCGCCGGTGGGAATGGTCGCCACCAGCGCCGGCGCGTCGCCGGTGCTGTACACCTTGACCACGTTCTCGCCGCCGACCGTCACATAGGCGCGCACGCCGGCCGGGGTGCGCGCGAACGCCAGGTGGTTCGTGATCAGGCCGGTGTC
This portion of the Massilia forsythiae genome encodes:
- a CDS encoding voltage-gated chloride channel family protein, which translates into the protein MKPDHTPEQVELLHYMAKWLLLSVIAAALAGSASAFFLFALERVTQIRVASPQIIWLLPLAGFAVGWIYHRLGKDVEAGNNLIIDEIHDPKKTIPLRMAPLVLGGTVLSHLFGASVGREGTAVQMGATLADQIAHMLRLDRDTRRVLVMAGMSAGFSSVFGTPVAGAIFGLEVLAIGRMRYDAILPCIVAAIVADRVGLWWGIHHTHYVLGAVPAVGTTGLVAVVVAGIAFGMAGMLFATLTHTLSDTAKRHVPYGPARPLLGGAIVALAVWLSGTQRYIGLGIPVIVQAFQQPLGFEDSIGKLAFTVVSLGSGFKGGEVTPLFYIGATLGNALAPLLHLPFPLLAALGFVAVFAGAANVPLASTVMAIELFGGEIAPYAALACVVSYLFSGHTGIYRAQRIGRAKHRRALPEDLRLSELHAYRARERARPAAQRPEQ
- a CDS encoding histidine phosphatase family protein, coding for MTRLVTRIVVVRHGHVDGIDPPRFRGCAEFPLSELGRRQAEALGRRVARGWQPDAIYTSNLSRCIDTGTAIERATGAPASVLAELADIDYGQWQGLTHDRVESLWPGPARMWFSKPDMALIPGGETLAQVLVRVMSVLHFVLLKHAGQTVVLVGHDSVNRVLLLHCLGLSLSHYWQLRQTPCCVNECTFEDDSFVIQRINETGHLIGV
- the eno gene encoding phosphopyruvate hydratase — protein: MNPAIQDIHAREILDSRGNPTVEVDVRLVCGVVGRAAVPSGASTGIHEAVELRDAEPRRYDGKGVKNAVAHVNGEIATAVAGKDATDQKGIDALLIALDGTPNKSRMGANAVLGVSLAVARAAAAAAGLPLFSTLSASHAPRMPVPMFNILNGGVHANWQATDFQEFMIAPVGAPTFAEGVRYGAEIYHRLRTILKERGYNTAVGDEGGFAPILKRNAEAVELILEAIEKAGYRPGDDIVLALDPASSGFYEDGLYHLRSEGRKVDAAGLVDLYEGWIERYPIAVLEDGLAEDDWAGWRMMNKRLGKKVELVGDDLFVTNVKRIERGIQEDVANAVLIKPNQIGTLTETRAAVELAYRAGWGAMVSHRSGETVDSFIADMTVGFGTGHLKTGAPARGERVEKYNQLMRIEEAMGRDASYAGRDAFVRG
- a CDS encoding 2,3-bisphosphoglycerate-dependent phosphoglycerate mutase, with product MHRLILIRHGESAYNADNRFTGWTDVDLTPLGMAQARAVGATLRAAGVAIDVAFTSMLKRTIRSQWIICEAMDRMWLPIVPDPRLNERHYGALTGLNKATAEREYGAAQVAAWRRSFAVAPPPMALQDARAYADDPRNRGARAGEIVLSESLEDVVRRVRPFWEELAAPALRERRGVVIQAHGNTIRALIKHLEGMSDDDIATLDVPNATPVVYEFDADMHVRRRYDMPAVSDEGRHSLF